A genomic region of Arachis hypogaea cultivar Tifrunner chromosome 5, arahy.Tifrunner.gnm2.J5K5, whole genome shotgun sequence contains the following coding sequences:
- the LOC112800175 gene encoding prohibitin-3, mitochondrial, translating into MGSRQAAVSFLSNIGRAAFGLGTAAAIVNTSLYTVDGGQRAVLFDRFRGILDDTVGEGTHFLIPWVQKPYIFDIRTRPHTFSSISGTKDLQMVNLTLRVLSRPDTDRLPTIVQNLGLEYDEKVLPSIGNEVLKAVVAQFNADQLLTERPHVSALVRESLIRRAKDFNIVLDDVAITHLSYGNEFSRAVEQKQVAQQEAERSKFVVMKAEQERRAAIIRAEGESEAAKLISEATAATGMGLIELRRIEASREVASTLAKSPNVAYLPGGKNLLMALNPSR; encoded by the coding sequence ATGGGCAGCAGACAGGCAGCAGTGTCGTTCCTCAGCAACATAGGCCGCGCCGCCTTCGGTCTAGGTACGGCGGCGGCGATTGTGAATACATCCCTGTACACGGTGGACGGTGGCCAGCGCGCGGTGCTGTTTGACAGGTTCCGCGGTATCCTGGACGACACGGTAGGTGAAGGCACCCATTTCTTGATCCCATGGGTTCAGAAACCGTACATCTTCGACATCCGCACCCGGCCACACACGTTTTCGTCGATCTCCGGCACGAAGGACCTCCAGATGGTGAACCTCACCCTCCGTGTTCTCTCCCGTCCGGACACCGACCGTCTTCCCACGATTGTCCAGAACCTCGGTCTCGAGTACGACGAGAAGGTGCTCCCTTCCATCGGCAACGAGGTCCTCAAGGCCGTGGTGGCTCAGTTCAACGCCGATCAGCTCCTCACGGAGCGGCCGCATGTCTCCGCCCTCGTCCGCGAGAGCCTCATCCGGCGAGCCAAGGACTTCAACATCGTCCTTGACGACGTCGCCATCACGCATCTGTCGTACGGAAATGAATTCTCGCGTGCCGTGGAGCAGAAGCAGGTGGCGCAGCAGGAGGCGGAGCGGTCAAAGTTTGTGGTGATGAAGGCTGAGCAAGAGCGGCGGGCTGCCATCATCCGTGCGGAGGGAGAGAGCGAGGCCGCGAAGCTGATCTCGGAGGCTACTGCGGCTACCGGAATGGGGCTGATTGAGCTGAGGAGGATTGAGGCCTCCAGGGAAGTGGCCTCCACCCTTGCCAAGTCTCCCAATGTTGCTTATCTCCCTGGTGGCAAGAACTTGCTCATGGCTCTTAATCCTTCTCGTTGA